In Luteitalea sp. TBR-22, one genomic interval encodes:
- a CDS encoding hydrolase, with protein sequence MAYPDYLDPNTAESTRLVTPRNATLLLIDYQPQMIFGVGSIDRQLLLNNVEALAKTALAFELPVILTTIAASSFSGPLIPQLARLFPERDAIDRSAINTWADHRVVQEVRAIGRQKLVMAGLWTEVCLTLPVLSALEAGYDVYFVADASGGSSTAAHDLGVQRMVQAGATPLSWVQLLSELQYDWARKETYDAVNRIVAEHAGAWGTGGFYRATFSAAPDRALAAIG encoded by the coding sequence ATGGCGTATCCGGACTACCTCGACCCGAACACCGCCGAAAGCACCAGGCTCGTCACGCCACGCAACGCCACGCTGCTGCTGATCGACTACCAGCCGCAGATGATCTTCGGCGTCGGCTCGATCGATCGGCAGTTGCTGCTGAACAACGTCGAAGCCCTCGCCAAGACGGCGCTGGCGTTCGAGCTGCCGGTGATCCTGACGACCATCGCGGCATCGAGCTTCAGTGGTCCGCTCATCCCGCAGCTGGCCCGCCTGTTTCCCGAGCGGGATGCGATCGACCGCTCGGCCATCAACACGTGGGCCGACCATCGCGTGGTGCAGGAAGTGCGCGCCATCGGGCGGCAGAAGCTCGTGATGGCCGGGCTCTGGACGGAGGTCTGCCTCACGCTCCCGGTCCTCTCGGCCCTCGAGGCCGGGTACGACGTGTACTTCGTCGCTGACGCATCGGGAGGGTCGTCGACGGCCGCGCACGACCTGGGCGTCCAGCGCATGGTGCAGGCGGGAGCCACGCCGCTCTCCTGGGTGCAGTTGCTGTCGGAACTGCAGTACGACTGGGCGCGCAAGGAAACCTACGACGCGGTGAACCGCATCGTCGCCGAGCACGCCGGCGCCTGGGGCACGGGCGGGTTCTACCGGGCGACGTTCTCCGCCGCCCCCGACCGCGCGCTCGCGGCGATCGGCTGA
- a CDS encoding SDR family oxidoreductase produces the protein MKIVVIGGTGLLGATLVARLAADGHAAVAASRRTGVDALTGRGLAAALEGAAAVVDVSNASRFDAAGVMEHFTVATRMLLEHAAAARVGHVVALSVVGVDAVEDSPYLRAKWAQEALITASGLPHSIVRSTQFFEFLPRLADHALVRSEVRLPPVPVRPIAGEDVARTIASVAVGRPVDGVIELAGPEVFRLDEIVGRVLRARQDARRVVADPRAAYFGARLTGRELLSGDAARIGSTRFDTWLRHSVEAP, from the coding sequence ATGAAGATCGTCGTGATCGGCGGCACCGGGTTGCTGGGGGCGACGCTGGTCGCCCGGCTCGCGGCTGACGGCCATGCGGCGGTCGCGGCCTCGCGGCGCACCGGCGTCGATGCCCTGACGGGCCGCGGCCTGGCCGCCGCGTTGGAGGGCGCGGCGGCTGTCGTCGACGTCTCCAACGCCTCACGCTTCGATGCCGCGGGGGTCATGGAGCACTTCACCGTGGCGACACGCATGCTGCTCGAGCATGCGGCGGCGGCCCGTGTGGGGCACGTGGTGGCGCTGTCGGTGGTGGGGGTCGACGCGGTCGAGGACAGCCCGTACCTGCGTGCGAAGTGGGCGCAGGAAGCCCTGATCACCGCCAGCGGCCTGCCCCACTCGATCGTGCGCAGCACGCAGTTCTTCGAGTTCCTGCCGCGCCTGGCCGACCACGCCCTGGTGCGATCGGAGGTGCGTCTGCCACCGGTCCCCGTCCGCCCGATCGCGGGCGAGGACGTGGCACGGACGATCGCGTCCGTGGCGGTCGGTCGCCCTGTCGACGGCGTGATCGAGCTCGCGGGTCCGGAGGTGTTCCGGCTCGACGAGATCGTCGGGCGTGTGCTGCGTGCACGACAGGACGCGCGTCGGGTCGTCGCCGATCCGCGGGCCGCGTACTTCGGGGCCCGGCTGACGGGACGCGAGCTCCTTTCGGGGGACGCCGCACGGATCGGCAGCACCCGCTTCGACACCTGGCTGCGTCACTCCGTCGAGGCGCCCTGA
- a CDS encoding RNA polymerase sigma factor → MTAHEIANEDAGPSVSKAVLDVLVENHRAFLRFLERRVGSKETAEDLLQEAFGRAITHAHTLRDDESAVAWFYRMLRNATIDHYRRNAAASSALERFASELPDSAPPPEVADEICACVSRLAGTLKPEYADALREIDVRGTPVKDYASAHGLTANNAGVRVFRARQALRAQVVASCGTCADHGCLDCTCGRPSKA, encoded by the coding sequence ATGACCGCACACGAGATTGCCAACGAGGACGCCGGGCCGTCGGTGTCGAAAGCCGTGCTCGACGTCCTGGTCGAGAACCACCGCGCGTTCCTGCGCTTCCTCGAGCGTCGGGTGGGGTCGAAGGAGACGGCCGAGGACCTCCTGCAGGAGGCCTTCGGCCGTGCCATCACGCACGCCCATACCCTGAGGGACGACGAGTCGGCCGTGGCGTGGTTCTACCGGATGCTCCGCAACGCCACCATCGATCACTACCGCCGGAACGCCGCGGCGAGCAGCGCCCTGGAGAGGTTCGCCTCCGAGCTGCCCGACTCGGCGCCGCCGCCAGAGGTCGCCGACGAAATCTGCGCCTGCGTGTCGCGCCTGGCCGGCACGCTGAAGCCCGAGTACGCCGATGCGCTGCGCGAGATCGACGTCCGCGGCACGCCCGTCAAGGACTACGCCTCCGCGCATGGGCTCACGGCCAACAACGCGGGAGTGCGGGTCTTCCGCGCGCGCCAGGCGCTGCGCGCGCAGGTGGTCGCCTCGTGCGGGACGTGCGCCGACCACGGGTGCCTCGACTGCACGTGTGGTCGGCCGTCGAAGGCGTGA
- a CDS encoding GlxA family transcriptional regulator: MRRILMTGLPPLEVQDLAGPLEVFSRCEGYRVDLVSPEASRAIEINLGLQITGASHYRDVTGPVDTLWVVGGPDAPAGAYDVAYLEWLRVTAAQARRVGASCLGTFLLAAAGVLDGKRVVTHWQWCDSLAQQYPSVTVVRDAIYVRDGHIWTSAGITTGLDLALTFVEEDFGRRRALTLAQWLVMFVRRPGSQPQLGRLLTVYAGLRRPFDDLVVWMLEHLSEPLTVESLAAQAGMSVRQFIRVFQREKGMPPGRFLDQLRVETARRMLEESDNGLKEVAALCGFGSVDSMRRAFMRIVGASPASFARRALSADRNGAEALVATRRASR, translated from the coding sequence ATGCGCCGCATCCTGATGACAGGATTGCCGCCCCTGGAAGTCCAGGATCTGGCGGGTCCGCTGGAGGTGTTCTCTCGATGCGAGGGCTATCGCGTCGACCTCGTGTCACCGGAAGCCTCGCGCGCGATCGAGATCAATCTGGGCCTGCAGATCACCGGCGCGTCGCACTACCGCGACGTGACCGGCCCGGTCGATACACTCTGGGTCGTCGGTGGTCCCGACGCGCCTGCCGGCGCCTACGACGTCGCGTATCTCGAGTGGTTGAGGGTGACCGCCGCACAGGCGCGGCGGGTCGGGGCCAGTTGCCTCGGTACCTTCCTCCTCGCCGCTGCCGGCGTACTCGATGGCAAGCGTGTCGTGACGCACTGGCAATGGTGCGACAGCCTGGCGCAGCAGTACCCGTCGGTGACCGTCGTGCGCGACGCGATCTACGTCCGCGACGGCCACATCTGGACCTCGGCCGGAATCACCACGGGGCTCGACCTCGCCCTCACGTTCGTGGAGGAGGACTTCGGTCGACGACGGGCGCTGACGCTCGCGCAGTGGCTGGTCATGTTCGTGCGCCGCCCCGGTAGTCAGCCCCAGTTGGGGCGCCTCCTGACGGTCTATGCGGGGTTGCGCCGGCCGTTCGACGACCTGGTCGTGTGGATGCTGGAGCACCTGTCCGAGCCCTTGACGGTCGAGAGTCTTGCGGCGCAGGCAGGCATGAGCGTGCGTCAGTTCATCAGGGTCTTCCAGCGGGAGAAGGGCATGCCGCCGGGGCGCTTCCTCGATCAGCTGCGGGTCGAGACGGCGCGTCGCATGCTCGAGGAGTCGGACAACGGGCTCAAGGAGGTCGCCGCGTTGTGCGGCTTCGGGTCGGTCGACTCGATGCGGCGCGCCTTCATGCGCATCGTCGGCGCCTCACCCGCCAGCTTCGCGAGACGCGCGCTGTCGGCCGACCGTAATGGCGCGGAGGCGTTGGTCGCGACCAGGCGCGCCTCGCGCTGA
- a CDS encoding efflux RND transporter periplasmic adaptor subunit, with protein sequence MHMPNTTRALIRIVGAGVLALISVACTTQARSGDAPAPPPTVRTVAATRQDVPLETTFTGRVEPIQRVELRARVGGALDAVLFKEGARVAAGAPLFRIDPRPYAIALTRAQAEQAGIEAQLARARQELARAERLVLQDAVAAEEVDRRRGEVAHLTARLEAARAAVADAALQLDFTTVRAPVAGTIGKLDVTRGNLVTGGPGNGTRLALLQSLDPIYVYFELDPTTAARARLAGQRAWLATVTPFEGGAPASGPIDFIDHSVGAQTGTLRVRARLPNPDGRLLPSSVVRVAFRYGTATRATVIPEVAIGTDQGERYVLVANASGIVEYRGIELGARVRDLRVVANDAVRPGEQVVLPGLPIRPGTKVVPQPEAVR encoded by the coding sequence ATGCACATGCCGAACACCACACGTGCGCTGATCCGGATCGTCGGGGCTGGCGTGCTGGCCCTCATCAGCGTGGCGTGCACGACGCAAGCGCGGTCTGGCGACGCACCAGCACCGCCCCCAACGGTCAGGACGGTTGCCGCGACACGCCAGGACGTCCCGCTCGAGACCACCTTCACGGGCCGTGTCGAGCCGATCCAGCGCGTCGAATTGCGGGCCCGCGTCGGTGGCGCCCTCGATGCCGTGCTCTTCAAGGAAGGCGCGCGGGTGGCGGCCGGCGCGCCGCTGTTCCGCATCGACCCGCGGCCTTACGCGATCGCGCTGACGCGGGCGCAGGCCGAGCAGGCGGGAATCGAGGCCCAGCTCGCCCGGGCTCGGCAGGAACTGGCACGCGCCGAGCGCCTCGTGCTCCAGGACGCCGTCGCCGCCGAGGAAGTGGACCGCCGGCGTGGCGAGGTGGCGCACCTCACGGCCAGGCTCGAGGCGGCACGCGCCGCGGTTGCGGACGCCGCGCTCCAGCTCGACTTCACGACCGTCCGTGCGCCGGTCGCCGGCACCATCGGGAAGCTGGACGTCACGCGCGGCAATCTGGTGACCGGCGGTCCGGGCAACGGGACCCGCCTGGCGCTGCTGCAGTCGCTCGATCCGATCTACGTGTACTTCGAGCTCGACCCGACCACCGCGGCCCGCGCCCGGCTGGCCGGCCAGCGAGCCTGGCTGGCGACGGTCACGCCGTTCGAGGGCGGCGCGCCGGCCAGCGGCCCCATCGACTTCATCGACCACAGCGTCGGTGCGCAGACCGGTACGTTGCGCGTGCGGGCACGCCTGCCCAACCCCGATGGCCGCCTGCTGCCCTCGTCGGTGGTGCGCGTGGCGTTCCGGTACGGCACCGCGACGCGGGCCACCGTGATCCCCGAGGTCGCCATCGGCACCGATCAGGGAGAGCGCTACGTGCTCGTGGCCAACGCCTCCGGGATCGTCGAGTACCGCGGCATCGAGCTCGGCGCCAGGGTGCGGGACCTGCGCGTGGTCGCCAACGACGCGGTCCGGCCCGGCGAGCAGGTCGTGCTCCCGGGACTGCCAATCCGCCCGGGCACGAAGGTGGTGCCGCAGCCGGAGGCGGTACGATGA
- a CDS encoding heavy metal translocating P-type ATPase — protein MDTLTLPVVGMTCASCSVRVQRALEKTPGVTRASVNLMLENASLTFDGAALTPTDLVKVIEQTGYGSSLPSPHHSALDEQAAQDRAQEEEYREVRRKAVVSLGAAGLGMLLSMPLMRAPQGDAGHGHAVAPADPFLAWSHRTIDPWLSGALPWLYAIAPAVLSWVLFAMTAAVMAWAGRHFYVRAWKAFRHHAADMNTLVAVGTGAAFAYSTMAIVVPDLLSSRGVAPDVYFEAVLFIIALILVGNTFEARAKRQTSAALRALADLQPATARVLRDGVEVEVPVDAVTVGDIIVVRPGERIPVDGTILDGRSSLDESMLTGESLPVDKRAGDPVFSGTINGTGAFRFRAEHVGADSALQRIARMMRDAQGSRAPIQALADKVSAVFVPVVLSLAIATFAGWVVIAGEGSMLQAFATAVAVLIIACPCAMGLAVPTALMVATGRGAAHGILIKGGEALQRAGALTTVVLDKTGTVTEGRPAVTDIVVAADAGIDADALLARAASLEADSEHPLANAIVRAARERGLTVSQARDFRSITGRGAAGWVDDEHLVIGNAALLEEEGLAAGALAADAARIADLGRTPMFVARTGDAPRLLGIIAVADPIKATSREAIGRLRAMGLDVVMLTGDNQRTAQVIAREAGIDRVVAGVLPEGKVAEVARLQAEGHVVAMVGDGINDAPALARADVGLAIGTGTDIAIEAADVTLMRGDLAGVPMAIALSRRTMATMKQNLFWAFVYNVVGVPIAAGLLYPAAGILLSPILASAAMAFSSVSVVANSLRLRAARLA, from the coding sequence ATGGACACGTTGACGCTTCCCGTCGTGGGCATGACCTGCGCCTCCTGCTCGGTGCGCGTCCAGCGGGCACTCGAGAAGACCCCGGGCGTGACCCGTGCGTCGGTGAACCTGATGCTGGAGAACGCCTCGCTCACCTTCGACGGCGCGGCGCTGACCCCGACCGACCTCGTCAAGGTGATCGAGCAGACGGGGTACGGCTCCTCGCTGCCCTCGCCCCATCACTCCGCGCTCGACGAGCAGGCGGCCCAGGACCGCGCCCAGGAGGAGGAGTACCGCGAGGTGCGCCGCAAGGCGGTCGTCAGCCTCGGCGCCGCCGGCCTTGGCATGCTGCTCTCGATGCCCCTGATGCGGGCGCCGCAGGGCGACGCCGGTCACGGGCATGCGGTCGCGCCGGCCGATCCGTTCCTCGCCTGGTCCCACCGGACGATCGACCCGTGGTTGTCGGGCGCGCTGCCCTGGCTGTACGCCATCGCCCCCGCCGTCCTGTCCTGGGTGCTGTTCGCCATGACGGCGGCAGTCATGGCGTGGGCCGGCCGGCACTTCTACGTGCGCGCCTGGAAGGCGTTCCGCCATCACGCCGCCGACATGAACACGCTGGTGGCCGTCGGCACCGGCGCGGCCTTCGCCTACTCGACCATGGCGATCGTCGTGCCCGACCTGCTGTCGTCGCGCGGCGTGGCGCCGGACGTCTACTTCGAGGCGGTCCTCTTCATCATCGCGCTCATCCTCGTCGGCAACACCTTCGAGGCCCGCGCGAAGCGCCAGACGTCGGCGGCTCTGCGGGCCCTGGCGGACCTGCAGCCCGCGACGGCGCGGGTGCTGCGTGACGGCGTCGAGGTGGAGGTGCCGGTGGACGCAGTGACCGTGGGCGACATCATCGTCGTCCGTCCCGGCGAACGCATCCCCGTCGACGGCACCATCCTCGACGGCCGCAGCAGCCTCGACGAGTCGATGCTCACCGGCGAGAGCCTGCCGGTCGACAAGCGCGCCGGCGACCCGGTGTTCAGCGGCACGATCAACGGCACCGGCGCGTTCCGCTTCCGGGCCGAGCACGTCGGCGCCGACAGTGCCCTGCAGCGGATTGCCAGGATGATGCGCGACGCGCAGGGCTCGCGCGCGCCGATCCAGGCGCTGGCCGACAAGGTCAGTGCCGTGTTCGTGCCCGTCGTGCTCTCCCTGGCGATCGCGACGTTCGCGGGGTGGGTCGTGATCGCCGGCGAAGGCTCGATGCTGCAGGCGTTCGCCACGGCGGTCGCCGTGCTCATCATCGCGTGCCCGTGCGCCATGGGCCTTGCCGTGCCCACCGCGCTGATGGTCGCGACCGGACGCGGCGCCGCGCACGGCATCCTGATCAAGGGCGGCGAGGCGCTGCAGCGTGCCGGGGCCCTGACGACGGTGGTCCTCGACAAGACGGGCACCGTCACCGAGGGCCGCCCCGCCGTGACCGACATCGTCGTCGCGGCCGACGCCGGCATCGACGCCGACGCGCTGCTGGCCCGCGCCGCGTCACTGGAGGCCGATTCCGAGCACCCGCTGGCGAACGCGATCGTGCGAGCGGCGCGCGAGCGCGGCCTGACCGTATCGCAGGCCCGCGACTTCAGGTCGATCACCGGCCGCGGCGCCGCGGGGTGGGTCGACGACGAGCACCTGGTCATCGGCAATGCGGCGCTGCTCGAGGAGGAGGGCCTGGCGGCTGGAGCGCTCGCGGCCGACGCGGCGCGCATCGCGGACCTGGGGCGCACGCCGATGTTCGTCGCACGCACTGGCGACGCGCCACGCCTGCTCGGCATCATCGCCGTGGCCGATCCGATCAAGGCAACGAGCCGTGAGGCCATCGGCCGCCTGCGGGCGATGGGCCTGGACGTCGTCATGCTGACCGGCGACAACCAGCGCACGGCGCAGGTGATCGCCCGCGAGGCGGGCATCGATCGCGTCGTCGCCGGCGTCCTGCCCGAGGGGAAGGTCGCCGAGGTGGCGCGCCTGCAGGCCGAGGGACACGTGGTGGCGATGGTGGGCGACGGCATCAACGACGCGCCGGCGCTCGCGCGCGCCGACGTCGGCCTGGCAATCGGCACCGGCACCGACATCGCCATCGAGGCGGCAGACGTCACCTTGATGCGCGGCGACCTCGCCGGCGTGCCGATGGCGATTGCGCTGTCGCGCCGCACCATGGCGACGATGAAGCAGAACCTGTTCTGGGCCTTCGTCTACAACGTGGTCGGCGTGCCGATCGCCGCGGGGCTGCTCTACCCTGCCGCGGGGATACTGCTGAGTCCGATCCTGGCCAGCGCCGCGATGGCGTTCAGCTCGGTCAGCGTCGTGGCCAACAGCCTCCGCCTGCGCGCGGCCCGACTCGCGTGA
- a CDS encoding efflux RND transporter permease subunit — protein sequence MNVSRYFIDRPVGAIVLSGLIVIAGALSLGRLPLTEYPRVTPPTVVVRAAYPGASPEAIADTVAAPLEQAINGVDGMLYMGSQAAGDGSLTLNVTFDAHVSPELAQVEVQNRVSRALPRLPVEVQRLGVTTQKLSPDILMVVHLVSPGGRYDPLYLSNFATRRVKDELARVPGVGDVQVWGAGDYSLRVWLDPDRMAARSLATSDVIAAIREQNVQVAAGAVGQQPSPTSAFQLAVDTRGRLSSPEEFEQIIVRTEPGGGTVRLREVARVELGADQYALRALIDNQPAVAIQVLQDPGASALEVSQKVRETMTRLAREFPAGVEHRIAYDPTVFVRASIRNVITTLLEATLLVVAVVLLFLQTWRASIIPVLAVPVSLVGTLAVMHLFGFTLNTLSLFGLVLSIGIVVDDAIVVVENVERHLALGQGPRDAAVRAMEEVTGPIIAITAVLSAVFIPTAMLAGLTGQFYRQFALTIAISTTISALNSLTLSPALSALLLKPHGEARDVLSRVLDRVIGPFTRRFNALFDRGARWYVAGVGRAIRYAAIVAVLYGGLLLLTGATFRHVPTGFVPAQDKYYLVGIAQLPNGASLDRTEAVVREMTRIALEQPGVESVAAFPGLSINGFVLNPSAAVIFAMLDPFEARTTPELSAGAIAGALNGRFAGIGGAMAAIFPPPPVPGLGAIGGFKVQIEDRAARGPRALYDATQAVLAEARTSPRLAGVFSAYQVDVPRLRLDVDRERTRQLGIPLGHVHETLQAYLGSLYVNDFTLLGRPYRVTVQADAAFRADTDGIGRLQVRAPDGTMLPIAAVATTRPSSGPDPVSRYNVHPSADINGGPAPGVSSGEAVEEMTRILEKTLPEGFAYEWTDLTYQQMRDGRGAVGVFAMAILLAFLLLAAQYNSWTLPLSVMVVVPLVLLGALAGLWVSGHDNNVFTQIGFVVLIGLAAKNAILLVEFARQQQEEGVALHAAVLEACRLRLRPILMTSLAFVMGVVPLVMATGAGAEMRRAMGVAVFSGMLGVTVFGLLFTPVAYVLVQRWREARGRTRPAAAASRAPSATAVRQDTPLQVTRSVTEVGRA from the coding sequence ATGAACGTCTCCCGCTACTTCATCGACAGACCCGTCGGAGCCATCGTGCTCTCGGGGCTGATCGTCATCGCCGGCGCCCTCAGCCTCGGCCGACTGCCCCTGACCGAGTACCCGCGCGTCACGCCGCCGACCGTGGTCGTGCGCGCCGCCTACCCCGGCGCCAGTCCGGAAGCCATTGCCGACACCGTCGCGGCGCCACTGGAGCAGGCCATCAACGGCGTGGACGGCATGCTCTACATGGGCTCGCAGGCGGCCGGCGACGGCTCCCTCACGCTGAATGTGACCTTCGACGCGCACGTCTCCCCCGAGCTCGCGCAGGTCGAGGTGCAGAACCGTGTGTCGCGGGCGCTGCCGCGATTGCCGGTGGAGGTGCAGCGCCTGGGTGTCACCACCCAGAAGCTCTCCCCCGACATCCTGATGGTGGTCCACCTGGTGTCACCAGGAGGCCGTTACGATCCGCTCTACCTCTCGAACTTCGCCACGCGGCGCGTCAAGGACGAACTGGCGCGTGTGCCCGGGGTCGGGGACGTCCAGGTATGGGGCGCCGGCGACTACAGCCTGCGCGTCTGGCTGGACCCGGACCGCATGGCGGCCCGGTCGCTCGCCACCAGTGACGTGATCGCGGCGATCCGCGAGCAGAACGTCCAGGTCGCCGCCGGCGCCGTCGGCCAGCAGCCATCGCCAACCAGCGCCTTCCAGCTCGCGGTGGATACCAGGGGTCGCCTGTCGTCGCCGGAGGAGTTCGAGCAGATCATCGTCCGCACCGAACCCGGCGGCGGCACGGTCCGCCTGCGCGAGGTCGCCCGCGTCGAGTTGGGCGCCGACCAGTACGCGCTGCGTGCCCTCATCGACAACCAGCCGGCGGTGGCCATCCAGGTGCTCCAGGATCCCGGAGCCAGCGCGCTCGAGGTGTCGCAGAAGGTGCGCGAGACCATGACGCGACTGGCGCGCGAGTTCCCGGCGGGCGTGGAGCACCGCATCGCCTACGACCCGACCGTCTTCGTGCGTGCCTCGATCCGCAACGTGATCACGACGCTGCTCGAGGCCACGCTCCTCGTCGTCGCCGTGGTGCTGCTGTTCCTCCAGACCTGGCGCGCCTCGATCATCCCGGTGCTGGCCGTGCCGGTGTCGCTGGTCGGCACGCTCGCGGTGATGCACCTGTTCGGGTTCACCCTCAACACGCTCTCCCTCTTCGGCCTCGTCCTCTCCATCGGCATCGTCGTCGACGACGCCATCGTCGTCGTGGAGAACGTCGAGCGACACCTCGCCCTCGGGCAGGGCCCTCGCGACGCCGCCGTACGGGCCATGGAGGAGGTGACCGGCCCGATCATCGCGATCACGGCGGTGCTGTCGGCGGTGTTCATCCCGACGGCGATGCTCGCCGGGCTGACCGGCCAGTTCTACCGGCAGTTCGCGCTCACGATCGCGATCTCGACGACCATCTCCGCGCTCAATTCGCTGACGCTGTCGCCAGCGCTGTCGGCGCTGCTGCTCAAGCCGCATGGCGAGGCGCGCGACGTGCTCTCGCGCGTCCTCGATCGCGTCATCGGACCGTTCACTCGCAGGTTCAACGCGCTGTTCGACCGCGGCGCGCGCTGGTACGTCGCCGGCGTCGGGCGGGCCATCAGGTACGCCGCGATCGTCGCCGTCCTCTACGGTGGCCTGCTGCTGCTCACCGGCGCGACCTTCCGTCACGTGCCCACGGGCTTCGTGCCGGCGCAGGACAAGTACTACCTGGTCGGAATCGCGCAGTTGCCCAACGGCGCCTCGCTGGACCGCACCGAGGCAGTGGTGAGGGAGATGACGCGGATCGCCCTCGAGCAGCCGGGCGTGGAGAGCGTGGCGGCATTCCCGGGGCTCTCGATCAACGGCTTCGTCCTGAACCCCAGTGCCGCCGTGATCTTCGCCATGCTCGATCCGTTCGAGGCGCGCACCACACCGGAGCTGAGTGCCGGCGCCATCGCCGGTGCGCTCAACGGCCGGTTCGCCGGCATCGGCGGCGCCATGGCGGCGATCTTCCCGCCCCCGCCGGTTCCCGGGCTCGGCGCGATTGGCGGCTTCAAGGTGCAGATCGAGGACCGCGCGGCACGGGGGCCGCGTGCCCTGTACGACGCCACGCAGGCCGTGCTCGCCGAGGCGAGGACGTCGCCCAGGCTGGCCGGGGTGTTCTCCGCCTATCAGGTGGACGTGCCGCGACTGCGACTCGACGTCGACCGCGAACGCACCCGCCAGCTCGGCATCCCGCTGGGCCACGTTCACGAGACCCTGCAGGCGTATCTCGGCTCGCTCTACGTCAACGACTTCACGCTGCTCGGGCGGCCGTACCGGGTCACGGTGCAGGCCGATGCGGCCTTCCGTGCCGACACGGACGGCATCGGACGGCTCCAGGTGCGCGCCCCGGACGGGACGATGCTGCCGATCGCTGCGGTGGCGACCACGCGCCCGTCATCGGGGCCGGATCCCGTGTCGCGGTACAACGTGCACCCGTCGGCCGACATCAACGGTGGCCCTGCGCCGGGCGTCAGTTCGGGCGAGGCCGTCGAGGAGATGACGCGGATCCTCGAGAAGACCCTGCCGGAAGGATTCGCCTACGAGTGGACCGACCTCACCTACCAGCAGATGCGCGATGGCCGCGGCGCGGTCGGCGTGTTCGCGATGGCGATCCTGCTCGCCTTCCTGCTGCTGGCGGCGCAGTACAACAGCTGGACCCTGCCGCTGTCGGTGATGGTGGTGGTGCCGCTCGTCCTGCTGGGCGCGTTGGCCGGCCTCTGGGTGTCCGGGCACGACAACAACGTGTTCACCCAGATCGGCTTCGTCGTGCTGATCGGCCTGGCTGCGAAGAACGCGATTCTGCTCGTGGAGTTCGCACGGCAGCAGCAGGAGGAGGGCGTGGCGCTGCACGCCGCCGTGCTCGAGGCCTGCCGCCTGCGACTGCGGCCGATCCTCATGACGTCCCTCGCGTTCGTCATGGGTGTCGTCCCGCTGGTCATGGCGACGGGCGCCGGCGCCGAGATGCGGCGCGCGATGGGCGTTGCGGTCTTCTCCGGCATGCTAGGCGTGACCGTCTTCGGGTTGCTCTTCACGCCGGTGGCGTACGTGCTCGTGCAGCGATGGCGTGAGGCCCGCGGCCGGACGCGACCGGCCGCAGCCGCCAGTCGCGCGCCATCGGCCACGGCGGTCCGTCAGGACACGCCGCTCCAGGTCACGCGTTCTGTCACGGAGGTGGGTCGTGCGTAA